A DNA window from Deltaproteobacteria bacterium contains the following coding sequences:
- a CDS encoding (2Fe-2S)-binding protein, which yields MKKILKVLVNGEPREVAVSPKTTLVEMLRNELGLTGTKRACNSGACGSCTVLVDGKAVNSCSVLALQVQGRQITTIEGLAEGARLHPIQEAFLDHGGLQCGFCTPGMIMAAKALLDENPHPSRQAIKEAIAGNLCRCTGYVRIVDSIALAARRMKEAGR from the coding sequence ATGAAGAAGATTCTCAAGGTACTGGTAAACGGAGAGCCCCGCGAGGTTGCGGTGAGTCCCAAGACGACATTGGTGGAAATGCTGCGCAACGAGCTCGGCCTCACAGGAACCAAACGGGCCTGCAACAGCGGAGCCTGTGGTTCATGCACGGTCCTTGTCGATGGGAAAGCCGTCAACTCGTGTTCCGTCCTCGCCCTCCAGGTTCAAGGAAGGCAGATCACCACTATCGAGGGGCTTGCAGAGGGTGCAAGGCTTCATCCCATTCAGGAGGCCTTTCTGGACCATGGCGGGCTGCAGTGCGGGTTTTGCACTCCTGGGATGATAATGGCCGCCAAGGCCCTGTTGGATGAAAATCCCCATCCCTCCAGGCAGGCCATCAAGGAGGCGATTGCCGGGAACCTGTGCCGATGCACGGGGTATGTGAGGATCGTGGATTCGATAGCCCTCGCCGCCCGCAGGATGAAGGAGGCCGGAAGATGA
- a CDS encoding xanthine dehydrogenase family protein subunit M, which yields MRDFDYLCPQSLKEALAFLEEHGENCRIIAGGQSLLNILKQGLIAPEVLVDIKSIPELDYVRCDEAGQLRVGAVTTHRALELSPLVRERFGVLADMEQHLASVQIRNWGTIGGNLCIADPTGDPAPPLIAMGGQVTIASTQGERSLAIRDLFVDYYETVVKPQELLTEIVVPPLPERSAVTYAKFRNVEGDSPIVGAAVFLEVDPDGSCLDVRIALGGVAPTPVRAEKAEGILRGKFPGDGLIEKAAEAVADDISPIPDIVASEEYKEKVARVLVKRMLREARERLKG from the coding sequence ATGAGAGACTTCGATTACCTTTGCCCTCAGAGTCTTAAGGAGGCTCTGGCTTTTCTCGAGGAACACGGCGAGAACTGCAGGATCATTGCCGGCGGCCAGTCCCTGCTCAATATCCTGAAGCAGGGACTCATTGCCCCGGAGGTTCTGGTCGACATCAAGAGCATTCCAGAGCTCGACTATGTCCGCTGTGATGAGGCGGGCCAGCTCAGGGTCGGTGCGGTAACGACGCATCGTGCCCTCGAACTCTCTCCCCTTGTCAGAGAGAGATTCGGTGTTCTGGCCGATATGGAGCAACATCTGGCAAGCGTCCAGATCCGGAACTGGGGAACCATCGGCGGGAACCTCTGCATTGCAGATCCCACAGGAGACCCGGCACCTCCCCTGATAGCCATGGGCGGGCAGGTCACAATAGCTTCCACACAGGGGGAGAGGTCTCTTGCCATCCGAGACCTCTTTGTGGACTACTACGAAACCGTTGTCAAGCCCCAGGAGCTTCTGACGGAGATCGTGGTCCCTCCCCTGCCTGAGCGCTCGGCTGTGACGTACGCTAAATTCCGCAACGTCGAGGGGGATTCACCGATCGTTGGGGCAGCGGTCTTCCTGGAAGTCGATCCGGACGGGTCCTGCCTGGACGTTAGGATCGCACTTGGGGGGGTGGCACCGACACCCGTACGGGCGGAAAAGGCCGAAGGGATCCTCAGGGGGAAGTTCCCCGGTGACGGGCTGATTGAAAAAGCTGCAGAAGCCGTGGCAGATGATATTTCCCCGATCCCTGATATCGTGGCTTCTGAGGAATACAAAGAAAAGGTGGCCCGCGTCCTGGTCAAACGGATGCTCAGGGAAGCCCGGGAGAGGTTGAAAGGATGA
- a CDS encoding carbon monoxide dehydrogenase subunit G: protein MLVEERFRVKAPIQEVWDFLVDPEKIGPCVPGCEKIEVVGENVYESSVKVKVGVISLTMKSRTTLTEVDPPRHLKSVTEGRDALKAGTLYQESVVDLSEVSENEVEISYSANTRVVGKLATFGEKVMRATAKKLGEEFARNIQAGIGKTGE from the coding sequence ATGCTTGTTGAAGAGAGATTCCGTGTCAAGGCACCGATTCAAGAGGTCTGGGACTTCCTTGTCGATCCGGAAAAGATCGGTCCCTGTGTCCCGGGGTGCGAGAAGATCGAAGTGGTCGGTGAGAACGTCTACGAGAGCTCTGTGAAAGTGAAGGTCGGTGTCATATCCCTGACCATGAAATCGAGGACCACCCTCACGGAGGTCGACCCCCCCCGGCATCTGAAGTCGGTCACCGAAGGCCGCGATGCCCTCAAGGCCGGGACGCTTTACCAGGAGAGCGTGGTGGATCTCAGCGAAGTCTCTGAAAACGAAGTGGAGATCTCCTATTCGGCGAATACGCGTGTGGTCGGAAAACTCGCCACCTTTGGTGAGAAGGTGATGAGGGCGACCGCCAAGAAACTCGGCGAGGAGTTTGCAAGGAACATCCAAGCCGGAATCGGGAAGACAGGGGAGTGA
- a CDS encoding PAS domain-containing protein, with the protein MKHGDVKEGDLKIELAALRRRVARLERLEAEWRKTEKALRESEERYALATSAGHVGTWDWNLETNEIYIDPNLKAMLGYKDNEIRNHLDDWGRFVHPDDVEEVMRKAEAHLKGSAPLYEVAHRMLHKDGSVRWFLARGTAMRDGNGKPYRVVGTDTDITERKRVEEELRRHREHLEELVEARTAELRKTNERLQREIAERKQTEEQLLWSQKMETVGRLAGGIAHDFNNLLVTIQGNTELVMMEPGLEEWVRNRLEEVFKACSRAAKLTQQLLTFSRRQIVEPKVVNLNKIILDMGKMLPRLIGEDVEVVSLPGEALGMVKVDPGQLEQVIVNLAVNARDAMPQGGRLTIETANVTLDEGYARQHPGVTPGGYVMLAISDTGAGMADEVKEHIFEPFFTTKDVGKGTGLGLATCYGIVKQSGGNIWVYSEPGLGTTFKIYLPRIDGQGEAMERHSREGYPPRGSETVLLVEDELSVRNVTAGTLRAQGYTVLEASDGKEALAVARQHRDRRIDLLLTDVVMPQMGGRALAERLLAERPDTKVLFFSGYPGEAIVHHGVLDRGSAFLQKPFSPAGLAWKVREVLDG; encoded by the coding sequence ATGAAGCACGGGGACGTGAAAGAAGGAGACCTCAAGATTGAACTGGCGGCGCTGCGCCGACGGGTTGCACGGTTGGAGCGATTGGAGGCTGAATGGAGGAAGACGGAGAAGGCGCTTCGTGAGAGCGAAGAGAGATATGCACTGGCCACCAGCGCCGGCCATGTGGGGACGTGGGACTGGAACCTGGAGACCAACGAGATCTATATCGATCCGAACCTGAAAGCCATGCTGGGCTATAAGGATAATGAGATCCGGAACCACCTCGATGACTGGGGGAGGTTTGTTCACCCCGATGACGTGGAAGAGGTGATGCGCAAAGCGGAAGCGCATCTGAAGGGTTCGGCACCGCTCTACGAGGTGGCTCACCGGATGTTGCACAAGGACGGGAGCGTCCGCTGGTTTCTCGCCCGAGGAACCGCTATGCGCGACGGCAATGGAAAACCATACCGTGTGGTAGGGACAGACACGGACATCACCGAGCGGAAGAGGGTCGAGGAGGAACTGAGAAGGCACCGAGAGCACCTCGAGGAACTTGTCGAGGCGAGGACGGCAGAACTCCGCAAGACCAACGAGCGGCTCCAGCGGGAAATCGCGGAACGGAAACAGACGGAAGAGCAACTTCTCTGGTCCCAGAAGATGGAGACCGTTGGCCGCCTGGCCGGAGGGATAGCCCATGATTTCAACAACCTTCTCGTCACCATCCAGGGCAATACCGAACTCGTTATGATGGAGCCAGGTCTCGAGGAGTGGGTAAGAAACCGTCTCGAGGAGGTCTTCAAAGCTTGCAGCCGAGCCGCTAAGCTGACACAGCAACTACTGACCTTCTCGCGGCGCCAGATAGTCGAACCAAAGGTGGTCAATCTGAACAAGATCATTCTGGACATGGGCAAGATGCTTCCCCGGCTCATAGGTGAAGACGTGGAAGTGGTCAGTCTGCCCGGAGAGGCCCTGGGAATGGTCAAGGTCGATCCAGGCCAACTGGAACAGGTTATCGTCAACCTCGCCGTGAATGCGCGGGATGCCATGCCGCAAGGGGGAAGACTGACCATCGAGACGGCCAACGTGACCCTTGACGAGGGTTATGCCCGGCAGCACCCCGGTGTCACTCCCGGCGGGTATGTGATGCTGGCCATCAGCGACACCGGGGCCGGCATGGCCGACGAAGTGAAGGAGCACATTTTTGAGCCCTTTTTCACTACCAAGGACGTGGGTAAGGGAACGGGCCTCGGGCTTGCCACCTGCTACGGGATCGTAAAGCAGAGCGGGGGGAATATATGGGTCTACAGCGAGCCGGGCCTGGGTACTACATTCAAGATATACCTGCCCCGTATCGACGGACAGGGCGAGGCGATGGAGCGGCACAGCCGGGAAGGTTACCCGCCCAGGGGTTCAGAGACCGTGCTCCTCGTTGAAGACGAGTTGTCCGTGCGGAACGTGACGGCTGGTACACTCCGGGCACAGGGATACACGGTCCTGGAAGCGAGCGACGGCAAGGAAGCCCTCGCTGTAGCCAGACAACACCGAGACAGGAGAATCGATCTTCTCCTCACCGACGTCGTGATGCCGCAGATGGGGGGTAGGGCCCTGGCCGAGCGCCTCCTGGCCGAACGGCCTGACACAAAGGTGCTTTTCTTCTCGGGCTATCCGGGCGAGGCCATTGTTCATCACGGGGTGTTGGATCGGGGGTCTGCCTTCCTTCAGAAACCCTTCTCACCTGCCGGGCTGGCATGGAAGGTCAGGGAGGTGCTCGACGGCTGA
- a CDS encoding endonuclease/exonuclease/phosphatase family protein, with protein sequence MRFLLYNIRYGAGIGKQFHLPVPYSGYLKHTQDNLKKILVFIKSLNPDIIGLLEVDSGSFRSDRCNQAEAIARAMKYHHVYQSKYSAASMAQKVPVLNKQGNAILTKQEIRSQRFHYFREGIKRLVIEVELDRVSIFLVHLSVKFRHRQYQLQDLHGMVENVRKPVIVAGDFNVFWGDRELQLFLAATGLKNANGRGQPSHPSRSPRRQLDYIFHSPEVRVTGFQIPRVRLSDHAPLVCDFEIVP encoded by the coding sequence ATGCGATTTCTTCTTTACAATATTCGCTATGGGGCCGGCATAGGAAAGCAGTTTCACCTTCCAGTGCCCTACAGCGGCTATCTCAAGCATACACAGGACAATCTGAAGAAGATATTGGTCTTCATAAAGTCGCTGAATCCGGATATCATAGGGTTGCTCGAGGTGGACAGCGGGTCTTTCAGGTCTGACAGGTGCAACCAGGCTGAGGCCATTGCCCGTGCGATGAAATACCATCATGTCTACCAGTCCAAGTATTCTGCGGCCTCGATGGCCCAGAAGGTTCCGGTACTCAATAAACAGGGCAATGCAATCCTGACGAAACAGGAAATCAGGTCCCAGAGATTTCACTATTTCCGCGAAGGTATCAAGCGTCTTGTGATTGAAGTCGAGTTGGACAGGGTTTCGATCTTCCTGGTTCATCTTTCTGTTAAATTCCGGCACCGCCAGTATCAGCTCCAGGATCTCCACGGCATGGTCGAGAATGTCAGGAAGCCCGTCATAGTTGCGGGAGATTTCAACGTCTTCTGGGGCGACAGGGAACTCCAGCTCTTCCTTGCCGCCACAGGGCTGAAAAACGCCAATGGCCGGGGCCAACCTTCCCATCCGAGCCGGTCTCCACGGAGGCAGCTCGACTACATTTTCCACAGTCCCGAGGTACGGGTCACCGGTTTTCAGATTCCCCGGGTCAGATTATCCGACCATGCACCCCTTGTCTGTGATTTTGAGATTGTCCCCTGA
- the cls gene encoding cardiolipin synthase yields MTELISRIAVFAVPAHAVVVIALSVRVVMMRRPVGVSLAWLILIFVLPFAGAGLYLLIGERRMGRRRAERAAALREEYEGWLRGLSRNTRVDWSDVGPRGAPVNRLAEATLGIPAMAGNRLELIDGAEPILGSIVEDIGRARHTCHMEFYIWNEGGMADEVSRALIRAAQRGVTCRVLIDSVGSAAFLRSEGAKRLLENGVELVAALPVGLVRMVFVRLDLRIHRKIVVIDGEIAYTGSLNLVDPRFFKREAGVGPWVDAMVRVEGPAVQALDLIFMWDWQVETGEDIKGLSDPKDFKTFPDGGEANVQVVPSGPGYTSDTIHQLLLMSLYTAREELVMTTPYFVPDESVLTALESAALRGVEVTIIVPERVDSRLIRYASRSYFKDLLASGVRILRFHGGLLHTKSITIDREIALFGTVNLDMRSFWLDFEVTLFVFDRDFGSRLRALQQGYADRAVPIDLETWRRRPAWSRFVENAAQLLSPLL; encoded by the coding sequence ATGACGGAACTGATCAGCCGGATAGCCGTCTTTGCAGTGCCTGCACACGCGGTTGTCGTGATCGCCCTGTCGGTTCGTGTCGTCATGATGCGCAGGCCGGTGGGAGTCTCCCTGGCGTGGCTGATTCTGATCTTTGTTCTACCCTTTGCAGGAGCGGGACTATATCTCCTTATCGGCGAGCGACGCATGGGGAGGCGGAGGGCCGAACGCGCCGCGGCCCTCCGAGAGGAGTACGAGGGATGGCTCCGTGGGCTGTCGCGGAATACCCGTGTGGACTGGTCGGACGTGGGGCCCAGGGGAGCTCCAGTAAATCGTCTTGCCGAGGCGACACTCGGGATTCCTGCAATGGCCGGGAACAGGCTGGAGTTGATCGATGGAGCGGAGCCTATACTCGGTTCTATCGTCGAAGACATCGGCCGGGCCAGGCATACCTGTCACATGGAGTTCTACATCTGGAACGAGGGAGGAATGGCCGACGAAGTCTCCAGAGCCCTGATCAGGGCCGCGCAGAGAGGCGTGACCTGCAGGGTTCTCATCGATTCGGTGGGCAGTGCCGCTTTCCTGAGGAGCGAAGGGGCGAAGCGCCTGCTGGAAAACGGCGTCGAGTTGGTGGCTGCCCTTCCTGTAGGACTGGTGAGGATGGTCTTTGTCCGCCTCGACTTGCGTATCCACCGGAAGATCGTGGTCATAGACGGCGAGATCGCCTATACGGGAAGCCTCAACCTCGTGGATCCTCGTTTTTTCAAACGCGAGGCGGGGGTCGGGCCCTGGGTCGACGCGATGGTGCGGGTTGAAGGGCCAGCGGTACAGGCGCTCGACCTGATATTCATGTGGGATTGGCAAGTCGAGACAGGAGAGGATATCAAGGGTCTGAGCGATCCGAAGGACTTCAAAACCTTCCCCGATGGGGGGGAGGCAAACGTTCAGGTGGTCCCCTCCGGCCCCGGTTACACGAGTGATACAATCCACCAGTTGCTCCTCATGTCCCTCTACACCGCTCGTGAAGAGTTGGTCATGACAACGCCCTACTTCGTGCCCGACGAGTCGGTACTCACCGCCCTGGAATCCGCCGCACTGAGGGGGGTCGAGGTTACGATCATCGTGCCGGAAAGGGTCGATTCGCGATTGATCAGGTATGCGAGCCGTTCGTATTTCAAGGATCTCCTTGCCTCGGGGGTGCGGATTCTCCGCTTTCATGGAGGGCTTTTGCACACCAAGAGCATCACCATCGACAGGGAAATCGCCCTCTTCGGTACGGTGAACCTCGATATGCGTAGTTTCTGGCTCGATTTCGAGGTGACCCTCTTTGTCTTTGACCGGGATTTCGGTTCCCGACTCCGGGCCCTTCAGCAGGGCTACGCCGACAGGGCGGTACCCATCGACCTGGAAACCTGGCGAAGACGTCCCGCCTGGAGCCGCTTTGTCGAGAACGCGGCCCAACTGCTGAGCCCGCTCCTCTGA
- a CDS encoding aldehyde ferredoxin oxidoreductase family protein, whose product MKGFFNRVLRINAGSGKSTVEEIPDRVFETYLGGKGLGTYLLLKHNPPGIDPLSPENRVIFSTGCATDLRVHGSSRYGVYTKSPQTGIYSESYSGGDVAISLSRTGYDAVILEDASPDPVFLEISSSDVRFHDGCQVWGKSTYEAEDHVLKAVGADGARAVVIGPAAERGVRFSVLESGYWRSAGRTGVGAVLGSKRIKALVFHGDKRREAARPDLLGAFWDKTRNRVRDNPVARSFRRLGTPMLVSIMNMMGGFPTRYWSEGTLDGWENITAESLLERCKVEPIQCPHCFMACGNLSEVREGRHRGLRIGGPEYETIYAFGGLCMIDSIEEIIYLNDICDRLGLDTISAGNLAAFTIEASRRGAIPERLDYGDVDGIAALLEKIALREGIGAVLSQGIVEASRAWGLEELAVHVKGLEPAGYEPRVLKGMGLSYATSDRGACHLRATFYKSEISGRVDPDQIGGKAGIFVEEEDRMTLFDTLILCRFYKDLIDWEDISLLLHSATGLKLGTENLRQVAANVSNGARWFNIREGVVRADDRLPNRFFQEALGRNKKTIRREDLEVMLDEYYDARGWDDQGIPPPLPEV is encoded by the coding sequence ATGAAAGGGTTTTTCAATCGGGTCCTCCGGATCAACGCGGGATCAGGCAAGTCGACGGTCGAAGAGATCCCCGATAGGGTTTTCGAGACTTATCTTGGAGGCAAGGGCCTGGGAACCTATCTGTTGCTGAAACACAACCCGCCCGGGATCGATCCTCTCTCCCCCGAGAATCGCGTGATTTTCTCCACGGGTTGTGCCACCGATCTGCGGGTTCACGGCTCGAGCCGTTACGGGGTCTATACCAAGTCTCCCCAGACGGGGATCTATTCCGAGTCTTACTCCGGAGGCGACGTCGCCATATCCCTGAGCAGAACCGGCTACGATGCCGTGATTCTGGAAGATGCATCACCGGACCCTGTCTTCTTGGAGATTTCCTCCAGTGATGTCAGGTTCCACGACGGCTGTCAGGTGTGGGGTAAGTCCACCTACGAGGCGGAAGACCACGTGCTGAAGGCCGTGGGTGCTGATGGGGCGCGAGCCGTCGTGATCGGGCCGGCTGCCGAGAGGGGCGTAAGGTTTTCCGTTCTGGAATCGGGATACTGGCGGTCTGCAGGGAGGACAGGAGTCGGCGCCGTACTGGGCTCAAAGAGAATCAAGGCCCTGGTCTTCCACGGAGACAAGAGGCGGGAGGCGGCCCGTCCCGATCTGCTCGGGGCATTCTGGGACAAGACACGGAACAGAGTTAGGGATAACCCCGTCGCCCGCTCCTTCAGGAGACTCGGGACCCCCATGCTCGTCTCCATAATGAACATGATGGGGGGGTTCCCCACAAGGTACTGGTCCGAGGGAACCCTTGATGGCTGGGAGAACATCACCGCCGAGAGCCTGCTCGAGCGGTGCAAGGTCGAACCCATCCAGTGCCCCCACTGTTTCATGGCCTGCGGTAATCTCTCGGAGGTCAGGGAGGGACGGCATAGAGGCCTCCGCATAGGCGGGCCGGAATATGAGACGATCTACGCCTTCGGAGGTCTCTGCATGATCGACAGCATCGAGGAGATCATCTACCTCAACGATATCTGCGACCGCCTCGGCCTGGACACCATCTCGGCGGGAAACCTCGCAGCCTTCACCATCGAAGCTTCCAGAAGGGGAGCGATTCCGGAGCGACTCGACTACGGCGATGTGGACGGCATCGCGGCACTCCTCGAAAAAATCGCACTCCGCGAGGGTATCGGTGCGGTCTTGTCCCAGGGTATCGTGGAAGCGAGCAGAGCATGGGGGCTCGAGGAACTCGCGGTGCACGTCAAGGGCCTGGAGCCTGCGGGCTATGAACCCCGGGTTCTGAAGGGAATGGGCCTTTCTTACGCGACATCGGACCGCGGGGCCTGCCATCTCAGGGCGACATTCTACAAGTCCGAAATCTCCGGTCGTGTCGATCCCGACCAGATCGGTGGCAAGGCCGGGATCTTCGTGGAGGAAGAGGATCGGATGACCCTCTTTGATACGCTAATCCTCTGCAGGTTCTACAAGGATCTGATCGATTGGGAAGACATCTCGCTTCTCCTCCACTCCGCCACAGGGTTGAAACTCGGAACAGAAAACCTCAGGCAAGTGGCCGCAAATGTTTCGAACGGGGCCAGGTGGTTCAATATCCGCGAGGGTGTAGTGCGGGCCGATGATCGACTCCCCAACCGGTTTTTCCAGGAAGCTCTCGGCAGAAACAAGAAGACCATCCGGAGAGAGGACCTGGAGGTAATGCTCGACGAGTATTACGACGCCCGGGGATGGGACGACCAGGGTATTCCCCCTCCTTTGCCCGAGGTCTAG
- a CDS encoding rhomboid family intramembrane serine protease has translation MIPIRDTIQSKNYPIVRNLIIGVNALVYLWELAQGPYLQRAFYLYGIVPVRYSNPDVALHFSISEQIVPFFASMFLHGGFLHLLGNMWFLYIFGDNVEDRLGPFRFALFYLMSGVAAGLIHLISNWHSQLPTIGASGAIAGVMGAYFLLYPRARVLTLIPIFFIPLFFEVPAFFFLGYWVLIQLLYGTMTHGMTGGVAWWAHVGGFLFGMASVRLFEFLPRTGVTEKASRYTQRRRTPRLQHIRLTGPGEELDTHGIITVTPREAALGTRKLVSIPYRRRTVVVTIPAGVKDGTKLRLQGLGRKSADGDVGDLYLTVRIRGWD, from the coding sequence ATGATCCCCATTCGAGATACGATCCAGTCAAAGAACTATCCTATCGTCAGGAACCTTATCATCGGCGTGAACGCCCTGGTTTACCTCTGGGAGCTCGCCCAGGGCCCATACCTCCAGAGGGCTTTCTATCTGTACGGTATCGTTCCGGTTCGGTATTCAAACCCTGACGTGGCCCTCCATTTCTCCATCTCCGAGCAGATCGTCCCCTTTTTCGCCTCCATGTTTCTTCACGGCGGGTTTCTCCATCTGCTCGGGAACATGTGGTTCCTGTACATCTTTGGCGACAACGTGGAGGACAGGTTGGGGCCTTTCCGCTTCGCTCTGTTCTATCTGATGAGCGGTGTAGCAGCAGGCCTGATCCACCTCATATCCAACTGGCATTCACAACTTCCCACCATCGGGGCCAGCGGCGCGATTGCCGGGGTCATGGGGGCATATTTCCTTCTCTACCCCAGGGCGCGCGTTCTTACCTTGATTCCTATCTTTTTCATACCCCTTTTCTTTGAGGTTCCGGCGTTCTTCTTTTTGGGCTATTGGGTCCTGATCCAGCTTCTCTATGGTACGATGACCCACGGCATGACGGGTGGTGTTGCCTGGTGGGCGCACGTGGGGGGGTTCCTGTTCGGCATGGCCTCGGTCAGACTGTTTGAGTTTCTTCCCAGGACGGGCGTCACGGAGAAGGCGAGCCGCTATACCCAGCGGAGAAGGACGCCCCGGCTCCAGCATATCCGCCTCACTGGGCCGGGAGAAGAGCTCGACACCCACGGGATTATTACGGTGACTCCGAGGGAGGCTGCCTTGGGTACCCGCAAACTCGTAAGTATTCCCTATCGCAGAAGGACCGTGGTGGTGACGATCCCGGCCGGAGTGAAAGACGGCACCAAGCTTCGCCTCCAGGGGTTGGGGAGGAAGTCGGCGGACGGCGATGTGGGTGATCTCTATCTGACCGTAAGGATCAGGGGCTGGGACTAG
- a CDS encoding cold-shock protein — translation MARGTVKWFNEKKGYGFISQEDGSDVFVHFSALEQDGFKTLREGEEVEFEIIQGPKGAQASKVVVVG, via the coding sequence ATGGCAAGAGGTACTGTGAAGTGGTTCAATGAGAAGAAGGGTTACGGATTCATTTCTCAGGAAGACGGAAGTGATGTGTTTGTTCATTTCTCTGCTCTGGAACAGGACGGGTTCAAGACCCTGCGGGAGGGTGAGGAGGTGGAGTTCGAAATCATCCAGGGTCCCAAGGGAGCCCAGGCTTCGAAGGTCGTTGTTGTAGGCTAG
- a CDS encoding DUF134 domain-containing protein has translation MVRPRKNCRICMAPKADLFKPRGIPISDLEQVGLDADELEALRLADLLGLNQREAGRVMEVSRPTFGRILGRARRKIADALVNGKAIQIGKSR, from the coding sequence ATGGTGAGGCCGAGAAAAAACTGCCGGATCTGCATGGCCCCCAAGGCCGACCTCTTCAAGCCCAGGGGGATTCCTATTTCGGATTTGGAACAGGTGGGACTCGATGCGGACGAACTCGAAGCCCTGAGGTTGGCGGATCTTTTGGGTTTGAACCAGAGGGAAGCCGGAAGGGTGATGGAGGTATCCAGGCCCACCTTCGGCCGGATTCTGGGAAGGGCACGGCGTAAGATAGCCGACGCCCTTGTCAATGGAAAGGCTATCCAGATCGGCAAGAGTCGCTGA
- a CDS encoding sigma 54-interacting transcriptional regulator: protein MKIEERERFFNLILDSIADGVFTINAEWEITSFNRAAEEITGFKAREAIGKYCFDVFRASICQTQCALRETMKTRKEITNRTVNILTKEGRELPIRISTAVLRNRQGEIIGGVETFRDLTPIETLRKELARKVSFHDIISQNHRMQEFFAILPDIAESDSTVLIQGPSGSGKELFARAIHNMSHRKNQSFIAVNCGALPDSLLESELFGYVRGAFTDARRDKPGRFALAHRGTILLDEIGEMSQALQTKLLRVIEEKSFEPLGATSPKPADVRIVAATNRDLERLVESGRFREDLFYRINVIKIELPPLRERREDIPLLVDHFIRSFNLKRGRSVEGVSHEVMEVLLKYDFPGNVRELENIIEHAFILRKEGLIGLKDLPAEILRKADILSAAEPGTSLLTRSEVEAIRRALQRHGGNRMEAARELGIDRTTLWRKMKRYGL from the coding sequence ATGAAGATAGAAGAAAGGGAGCGGTTCTTCAATCTGATTCTGGACAGCATTGCCGATGGGGTATTCACCATCAACGCCGAATGGGAGATAACGTCATTCAACAGGGCTGCCGAGGAGATCACGGGGTTCAAAGCACGGGAGGCGATCGGCAAGTACTGTTTCGACGTCTTCAGGGCCAGCATCTGTCAGACCCAGTGCGCACTGAGGGAGACGATGAAGACCCGAAAGGAGATCACGAACCGGACGGTCAATATCCTGACAAAGGAGGGCCGGGAGCTTCCGATCAGAATCAGTACCGCGGTCCTCAGAAATAGGCAGGGGGAGATCATCGGGGGTGTGGAGACGTTTCGGGACCTCACACCCATCGAGACTCTGAGGAAGGAACTCGCCCGCAAGGTCTCCTTCCACGACATTATCAGCCAAAACCACCGGATGCAGGAGTTTTTTGCCATACTCCCGGACATCGCGGAGAGTGATAGCACCGTTTTGATCCAGGGTCCCAGCGGCTCGGGCAAAGAGCTCTTCGCCAGAGCCATACACAATATGAGCCACCGGAAGAACCAGTCTTTCATTGCCGTCAACTGCGGAGCCCTTCCGGACTCGCTCCTGGAGTCAGAGCTGTTTGGCTACGTCCGGGGTGCCTTCACGGATGCACGCCGGGACAAACCCGGGCGTTTTGCTCTCGCCCATAGAGGGACGATCCTTCTGGACGAAATCGGAGAGATGTCCCAGGCCCTCCAGACAAAACTCCTCCGAGTAATCGAAGAGAAGAGTTTCGAGCCTCTCGGAGCAACCAGCCCCAAGCCGGCAGACGTGAGAATCGTTGCGGCCACAAACAGGGACCTGGAAAGACTCGTCGAATCCGGCCGGTTCAGAGAGGACCTCTTCTATCGCATCAATGTGATAAAGATCGAACTCCCTCCCCTCCGCGAAAGGCGGGAGGATATACCCCTGCTTGTGGACCATTTCATCAGGAGTTTCAACCTGAAAAGAGGGCGCTCCGTGGAGGGTGTCTCCCACGAAGTCATGGAGGTCCTGCTGAAATACGACTTTCCCGGCAACGTGAGAGAGCTCGAAAACATCATCGAACACGCCTTCATTCTGAGAAAAGAGGGGCTCATAGGGTTGAAGGATCTGCCTGCCGAGATCCTCAGAAAAGCCGATATCCTGTCGGCGGCGGAGCCGGGGACGTCTCTGCTCACCCGCTCGGAGGTGGAAGCGATCCGGAGGGCGCTCCAAAGGCACGGGGGGAACCGGATGGAGGCAGCAAGGGAACTCGGTATCGACCGGACTACATTGTGGAGAAAGATGAAACGGTATGGGCTGTAG